In Lentilitoribacter sp. Alg239-R112, the following proteins share a genomic window:
- a CDS encoding dipeptidase: protein MHSSNADLISETGFPLVFDGHNDVLSKLMKIGGLDVADSFLTGWDGAIDVKRAKTGGFGGGFFAIYIPSPTDEKLRLKAMSQPSFDLPLPEPIPFSKATPFAQEQVAILHHLEKIGALKVCTTTSELRECMANGIIAAIMHIEGAEAIDEDLYALDLFYRAGLRSLGPVWSRSTIFGHGVPFRFPSDGDIGEGLTEHGVRLVKRCNELGILIDLSHLNEAGFWDVAKHSDAPLVATHSNPHKLCESSRNLTDKQLAAIAESDGMVGVNFSVSFLRSDGQKISNIDLELVVRHFDYLIEKLGEDRVGFGSDYDGAVVPDKISSISDLPNLLETMRSYGFDENLLIKLCHNNWLRVLGKTWNE from the coding sequence ATGCATTCCAGTAATGCCGATTTGATATCCGAGACAGGTTTTCCTCTGGTCTTTGATGGACATAATGATGTCCTGTCAAAACTCATGAAAATTGGCGGACTGGACGTAGCTGATAGTTTTTTAACAGGTTGGGATGGAGCAATTGATGTCAAACGCGCTAAAACTGGCGGGTTTGGCGGCGGTTTCTTTGCGATTTATATCCCCTCACCCACCGACGAAAAGCTTCGTCTCAAAGCAATGAGCCAACCATCATTTGATTTGCCATTGCCGGAACCTATTCCATTTTCCAAAGCGACACCTTTCGCACAAGAACAAGTCGCCATTCTCCATCATTTGGAAAAAATTGGCGCGCTTAAAGTTTGTACGACAACTTCAGAATTACGCGAATGTATGGCAAATGGCATAATAGCTGCAATCATGCATATAGAAGGCGCGGAAGCGATAGATGAGGACCTTTATGCGCTTGATTTATTTTATCGGGCAGGATTACGCTCGCTAGGTCCGGTTTGGAGCCGATCAACCATTTTCGGTCACGGCGTTCCCTTTCGTTTCCCGAGCGATGGCGATATTGGGGAGGGTTTGACTGAGCACGGTGTCCGACTCGTGAAACGTTGCAACGAGCTAGGTATTCTGATTGACCTCTCACACCTTAACGAAGCTGGTTTTTGGGATGTTGCAAAACATAGTGATGCACCATTGGTTGCAACACATTCAAACCCGCATAAATTGTGTGAAAGCTCACGAAACCTGACAGATAAACAACTGGCAGCTATCGCTGAAAGTGACGGAATGGTCGGTGTAAACTTTTCTGTTTCTTTTTTGCGGTCTGACGGTCAAAAAATCTCAAATATTGACTTGGAACTTGTTGTTCGTCACTTTGATTACCTAATAGAAAAGTTAGGAGAAGACCGAGTTGGGTTTGGATCTGATTATGATGGTGCGGTTGTACCAGATAAAATTTCCAGCATTTCTGATTTACCCAACTTGCTGGAAACAATGCGCTCTTATGGCTTTGATGAGAACCTACTTATCAAGTTATGCCACAACAATTGGCTAAGAGTACTTGGGAAAACATGGAACGAATAA
- a CDS encoding ABC transporter substrate-binding protein: MNRFTKLMAGTTIGLTIAFGGLPAAMAETPADMLVIANRIDDITTLDPAESFEFAGSDVIRNVYAKLVNLDPLDLKAGYKPDLAESWEVSEDGKTITFTMREGVKFQSGNPVTAADAEFSLRRAVILKKTPSFILTQFGFTPENIEQTIKADGNKLSITTDRKYATSFVLNCLTATIGGIVDMKTVMANEADGDMGNLWLKTNSAGAGAYSVVNWKPNESVTLQANEDFYLGAPAMKRVIVRHVQESATQRLLLEKGDIDIARNLNPEDIAGASKAEGIVIDNDLRGRLMYTAVNQKHPELSKPKVRLAMRYLVDYEGMKNSFLKGQYAIHQAFLPQTYLGALEEKPFSLDIEKAKALLKEAGAGEFEIEVGVREAQERIEISQSLQNTFAQVGIKLNITVGTAKQILTRYRARELDMYMGAWGPDYPDPQTNAGTFAYNPDNSDEVKATGLLAYRNAWDPGDMNQAVEAAVIEPDREKRAQMYMDMQRKHQMESPFTVMFQKIEQTARDEDVKNFDIGGAITAAAYWKVTK; the protein is encoded by the coding sequence ATGAATAGATTTACGAAATTAATGGCCGGTACGACAATCGGCCTGACAATTGCCTTTGGCGGGCTTCCCGCTGCAATGGCTGAAACACCGGCAGACATGCTGGTTATTGCAAACCGCATTGATGACATAACAACACTTGATCCGGCTGAATCTTTTGAGTTTGCCGGCAGTGATGTGATCCGCAATGTTTATGCAAAACTCGTCAATTTGGATCCATTGGATTTGAAGGCTGGCTATAAGCCAGACCTGGCCGAAAGCTGGGAAGTCTCAGAAGATGGAAAAACCATTACATTCACAATGCGTGAAGGTGTGAAGTTCCAATCTGGAAATCCGGTTACCGCGGCAGATGCAGAATTTTCTTTGCGTAGAGCTGTGATCTTGAAGAAGACACCATCATTTATTTTGACTCAGTTTGGTTTCACACCTGAAAATATTGAACAAACGATCAAAGCTGACGGCAACAAACTAAGCATTACGACTGATAGAAAGTATGCAACTTCATTCGTTCTCAACTGCCTAACCGCAACAATTGGCGGCATTGTTGACATGAAAACTGTCATGGCCAATGAGGCCGACGGTGACATGGGTAACCTTTGGCTAAAAACCAACTCTGCTGGCGCGGGGGCGTATAGTGTTGTGAATTGGAAACCAAATGAGTCTGTTACACTACAGGCGAATGAGGATTTCTACCTCGGTGCACCAGCCATGAAACGCGTTATCGTACGTCACGTACAAGAAAGCGCGACACAGCGCCTACTTCTTGAAAAAGGCGACATTGATATCGCGCGTAACCTCAACCCAGAAGATATCGCAGGCGCTTCGAAAGCAGAAGGCATTGTAATCGATAACGATTTGCGCGGGCGCCTTATGTACACTGCGGTTAACCAAAAACACCCTGAACTTTCAAAACCGAAAGTTCGTTTAGCAATGCGTTATCTGGTTGACTATGAAGGTATGAAAAACAGCTTCCTTAAAGGGCAGTATGCTATTCATCAGGCTTTCTTGCCACAAACATATCTTGGTGCACTGGAAGAAAAACCATTTAGTCTCGATATTGAAAAAGCAAAGGCTTTACTGAAAGAAGCTGGTGCTGGTGAATTTGAGATCGAAGTTGGTGTGCGCGAAGCACAAGAACGCATTGAAATTTCACAATCTCTGCAAAACACATTTGCTCAAGTTGGTATTAAGCTCAACATCACTGTTGGTACAGCAAAGCAGATCTTGACGCGTTATCGCGCTCGTGAGCTTGATATGTATATGGGCGCATGGGGACCTGATTATCCTGATCCACAAACAAATGCTGGTACATTTGCATATAATCCAGATAACTCTGACGAAGTTAAAGCTACAGGCTTGCTGGCTTATCGTAATGCTTGGGATCCAGGTGATATGAACCAAGCAGTTGAAGCTGCTGTTATCGAGCCAGACCGTGAGAAACGTGCGCAGATGTACATGGACATGCAACGTAAGCACCAAATGGAATCTCCATTTACGGTTATGTTCCAGAAAATTGAACAGACAGCTCGTGATGAGGACGTCAAAAACTTCGATATCGGTGGCGCTATTACAGCTGCGGCATACTGGAAAGTAACGAAGTAG
- a CDS encoding ABC transporter permease produces MSVIEKSEKGRLTLPFTSAGIKVLKTLGSIAVTMLGLLFITFVIGRVMPIDPVISVLGERASKEAYDAMYIEMGLDRPVIAQFASYVWDVLNGDFGFSRLNGRPVVEDIIRVFPATLELATIGTIIGVVLGVPLGVVAAVKRGSWIDQIARVVALVGYSMPIFWLGLMGLLVFYGILGWVGGPGRLGIFYVDIVPTVTGLILVDSILDNQWDVFWDAVSHIILPASLLGYYSLAYISRMTRSFMLEQMSAEYITTARVKGMSEWAVIWRHAFANIKVPLITVIALSYANLLEGSVLTEIIFSWPGIGSYITTALLSADMNAVLAGTIVVGLIFVCLNILSDLLYKVFDPRAK; encoded by the coding sequence ATGTCAGTAATCGAAAAATCGGAGAAAGGGCGGCTAACGCTGCCCTTTACTTCTGCCGGAATCAAAGTGCTTAAAACTCTTGGTTCAATCGCGGTCACGATGTTGGGCCTGTTATTCATAACATTTGTGATTGGGCGTGTTATGCCCATCGATCCTGTTATCTCTGTACTGGGTGAACGCGCATCAAAAGAAGCATATGATGCTATGTACATTGAAATGGGTCTTGATCGGCCTGTTATCGCCCAATTTGCAAGCTATGTTTGGGATGTTCTAAACGGAGACTTCGGGTTTTCACGTTTAAATGGCCGTCCCGTGGTCGAGGACATTATTCGCGTCTTTCCCGCAACTCTGGAACTAGCCACGATTGGTACCATCATTGGTGTTGTGCTTGGTGTTCCACTCGGCGTTGTCGCTGCAGTCAAACGCGGTAGTTGGATTGATCAGATCGCACGTGTTGTCGCACTTGTTGGCTATTCGATGCCAATTTTCTGGCTTGGCCTTATGGGCCTTTTAGTTTTCTATGGCATTTTAGGTTGGGTTGGTGGACCCGGGCGCCTTGGCATTTTCTATGTAGATATAGTTCCCACTGTCACTGGCCTTATTCTTGTTGATAGTATTTTAGATAATCAATGGGATGTATTTTGGGATGCTGTAAGTCACATTATTTTGCCCGCCTCGCTGCTTGGATATTATAGCTTAGCCTATATCAGCCGTATGACACGTTCTTTCATGCTCGAGCAAATGAGCGCTGAATATATCACAACGGCACGCGTAAAAGGAATGTCTGAATGGGCTGTGATATGGCGTCACGCATTTGCCAATATCAAGGTTCCGCTTATCACCGTTATCGCACTTAGCTACGCCAATCTTCTTGAAGGTTCAGTTCTGACGGAAATCATTTTTTCTTGGCCGGGTATTGGCTCATATATCACAACCGCACTTTTATCAGCCGATATGAATGCGGTTTTAGCCGGCACGATTGTCGTTGGACTTATTTTTGTCTGCCTCAACATCCTTTCTGACCTTCTTTATAAAGTATTTGATCCGAGGGCAAAATGA
- a CDS encoding ABC transporter permease, giving the protein MSTPNIIPDEKETLRQWLLTQTPTSRRHARLASFYQGWLTLKANKLAMIGLGILIGLVLIAFFASWLAPKDPFAQDLANRLSPMGTEGHILGTDSLGRDILSRLIYGSQITLYIVALVALIAPIVGLFVGTVAGYLGGWTDAVLMRITDVFLAFPRLVLALAFVAALGAGIENAVIAISLTAWPPYARIARAETLTIRGADYINAVKLQGAGPLRIVTKHIWPLCISSLIVRVTLDMAGIILAAAGLGFLGLGAQPPSPEWGAMVSEGRRFILDFWWVATLPGLAIFTVSLGFNLLGDGLRDVLDPKDAGDE; this is encoded by the coding sequence ATGAGTACACCAAACATCATTCCCGACGAAAAGGAAACTTTGCGTCAGTGGCTACTAACGCAAACACCAACCTCGCGACGTCATGCTCGTCTTGCATCTTTTTATCAAGGTTGGTTAACGCTTAAAGCTAACAAGCTTGCCATGATCGGTTTGGGCATTTTAATCGGCCTAGTCCTGATTGCTTTCTTCGCATCATGGCTTGCCCCTAAAGACCCATTCGCTCAAGATCTGGCTAACCGATTATCTCCAATGGGCACTGAAGGTCATATTTTAGGAACAGATTCTCTCGGGCGAGATATCTTAAGTCGCCTAATTTACGGGTCTCAAATTACTCTATATATCGTGGCGCTTGTTGCATTGATTGCTCCAATCGTAGGTTTATTTGTTGGAACAGTTGCCGGATATCTTGGTGGCTGGACTGATGCCGTATTGATGCGGATCACTGATGTCTTTTTAGCGTTTCCTCGCCTTGTGCTAGCGTTGGCATTTGTTGCCGCTTTAGGTGCAGGTATTGAAAATGCGGTCATCGCTATTTCCCTTACCGCGTGGCCGCCTTATGCCCGCATTGCGCGTGCCGAAACACTTACTATACGTGGTGCGGACTATATCAACGCAGTAAAACTGCAAGGTGCCGGGCCGTTACGAATTGTAACGAAACACATCTGGCCGCTTTGCATTTCTTCTCTAATCGTCCGAGTAACACTGGATATGGCAGGAATTATTCTCGCCGCAGCTGGTCTGGGCTTTCTCGGATTAGGCGCTCAACCTCCATCACCAGAATGGGGTGCAATGGTTTCGGAAGGACGACGGTTTATTCTTGATTTCTGGTGGGTTGCAACATTGCCTGGTTTGGCAATTTTCACTGTTAGTCTGGGGTTCAACCTCCTAGGAGATGGACTTCGCGATGTTCTCGATCCGAAGGATGCCGGAGATGAATAA
- a CDS encoding ABC transporter ATP-binding protein, translating to MNKSDENLLDVSNLWVKFPTRSGTFDAVRGVSFSLGRERLGIVGESGSGKSMTGRAILRLIRKPGIVAADHINLHGQDLMKLSERDMRAVRGQKISMVMQDPKFSLNPVMTVGDQIMEAYSLHAKTTKADARRKSIEMLEAVSIRDPERVFNAYPHEMSGGMGQRIMIAMMLIPDPEILIADEPTSALDVSVQTEVLSIMDKLVTARGMGLIFISHDLNLVSSFCDRVLIMYAGRVVETCLASELHNAKHPYTRGLLNSLPRLDQPSKRLEVLKRDPAWRDAESVESV from the coding sequence ATGAATAAATCTGATGAAAACTTACTTGATGTTTCCAACCTTTGGGTCAAATTCCCTACACGATCAGGTACTTTTGATGCCGTTCGTGGTGTCTCATTCTCCCTCGGTCGTGAGCGACTGGGCATTGTAGGAGAGTCTGGCTCTGGTAAATCGATGACAGGTCGAGCGATTCTAAGATTAATCAGAAAGCCGGGTATCGTGGCAGCAGATCATATAAACCTTCATGGTCAGGATCTGATGAAGCTGTCAGAACGGGACATGCGTGCAGTTCGCGGTCAAAAGATATCCATGGTCATGCAGGACCCCAAATTTTCTCTCAATCCGGTTATGACGGTTGGTGATCAAATAATGGAGGCCTATAGCCTTCATGCGAAAACGACTAAAGCGGACGCCAGGCGTAAGTCTATTGAAATGCTGGAAGCCGTTTCTATTCGTGATCCTGAAAGGGTGTTCAATGCTTACCCGCATGAAATGTCTGGTGGTATGGGGCAGCGTATCATGATTGCCATGATGCTTATTCCCGATCCAGAAATTCTAATCGCGGATGAACCAACTTCTGCACTGGATGTTTCTGTTCAAACAGAAGTTTTGTCGATCATGGATAAGCTGGTGACTGCAAGAGGAATGGGGCTTATTTTCATCAGTCATGATTTAAATCTGGTTTCATCCTTTTGTGACCGCGTTTTGATTATGTATGCTGGACGAGTTGTTGAAACATGTCTTGCAAGCGAGCTACACAACGCCAAGCATCCCTATACCAGAGGATTATTAAACTCCCTTCCACGGTTGGACCAACCAAGCAAACGCCTTGAAGTGTTGAAACGAGATCCAGCATGGCGCGACGCTGAGAGTGTAGAGAGCGTATAA
- a CDS encoding ABC transporter ATP-binding protein, translating into MSNLKIEKLNVWFGAGANRVDAVIDASLYVESGQSFGLVGESGSGKSTILRAITGLVPDWSGTIEIAGKALDKQRSTDFYRTVQMVFQDPYASLHPRHTIDQVLSETLYLHGMKDIDNKIIKLLDDVGLGGAFRFRYPHQLSGGQRQRVAIARALCAEPKILLLDEPTSALDVSVQAEILNLFDDLRREYKLTYVMVSHDLAVVSHMCSQIAVMQNGKIVEIMSVEDMRNMQPKADYTKHLLKSSMGYVRSSTA; encoded by the coding sequence ATGAGTAATCTAAAGATTGAAAAACTGAATGTTTGGTTTGGCGCAGGCGCTAACCGGGTAGATGCCGTTATTGATGCGTCCCTATATGTTGAATCTGGTCAATCTTTTGGCCTGGTCGGCGAAAGCGGGTCTGGAAAATCTACTATTTTGAGAGCGATTACCGGCTTAGTACCCGATTGGTCTGGCACGATAGAAATTGCTGGGAAGGCTCTGGATAAGCAACGTTCGACTGACTTTTATCGCACAGTACAAATGGTGTTTCAGGACCCTTACGCATCCCTTCATCCACGGCATACAATCGATCAAGTTTTAAGCGAAACGCTTTATCTTCATGGCATGAAAGATATAGACAATAAAATTATCAAACTTCTGGATGATGTTGGTCTGGGTGGCGCATTCCGGTTCAGATATCCTCACCAACTCTCAGGTGGTCAGCGGCAACGGGTTGCGATTGCACGAGCCCTCTGTGCCGAACCAAAAATCCTATTGCTGGATGAACCAACCTCAGCTCTGGATGTTTCAGTTCAGGCTGAAATTTTGAATTTGTTTGATGACCTAAGGCGCGAATATAAATTAACCTATGTCATGGTTTCTCATGATTTGGCCGTGGTTAGTCATATGTGCTCGCAGATTGCTGTTATGCAAAACGGAAAAATAGTCGAAATTATGTCCGTCGAAGACATGCGAAATATGCAACCAAAGGCCGACTATACAAAGCATCTTCTTAAAAGCTCTATGGGATATGTTAGATCATCCACAGCGTAA
- a CDS encoding AraC family transcriptional regulator, whose product MITFPLVWIVSILTIIAAFALSQNDRVIFQARFYLTAFFLLLAVIGLLLGMRLSFQSQLAADLQPLIAVMIAPSAYLGFRALTQETPSPFKQLFYWNWLPVLVSQAVMIAKILVSADFFILGITGIYLIKTAGLLRYESDAFKQIPPNGLNIVRAAISATVFLFAMMVTLDGLIIVAAIFADNVSVVKYVTGVSGLFTAFIFIVALLGLPLILRTSISDTTACKEPTDQDVEMIARLEKMMVEKRLYTDSNLTLARVAKRLSVPVRNVSEAINRSTGENFSRYINNYRISLAKKILSETDLPITEVMFEAGFVSKSSFNTEFRRLTGLTPSLYRESLSNSN is encoded by the coding sequence GTGATAACATTTCCGCTTGTTTGGATTGTGAGCATCTTAACAATCATCGCTGCATTTGCCCTTTCGCAAAATGACCGGGTCATTTTCCAAGCACGGTTTTATCTAACTGCATTTTTTCTATTGTTGGCTGTGATTGGACTGCTTTTAGGAATGCGTTTATCATTCCAATCTCAATTGGCGGCAGATCTACAGCCTCTCATCGCCGTAATGATTGCGCCGTCGGCTTATCTTGGTTTTAGGGCACTCACACAAGAGACGCCGTCACCCTTTAAACAGCTATTTTATTGGAACTGGTTGCCTGTACTGGTCTCACAAGCTGTGATGATAGCAAAAATCTTGGTGTCGGCTGATTTTTTTATACTCGGGATTACTGGTATCTATCTCATTAAAACTGCTGGATTATTAAGGTATGAAAGTGATGCTTTTAAGCAAATTCCACCCAATGGATTGAACATCGTGCGGGCAGCTATATCTGCGACAGTGTTTTTGTTTGCGATGATGGTTACTCTCGATGGTTTGATAATTGTAGCGGCGATTTTTGCTGACAATGTATCCGTTGTAAAATATGTAACTGGCGTATCAGGCCTGTTTACCGCATTTATTTTCATTGTTGCCTTACTCGGCTTGCCTTTGATTTTACGAACTTCAATTTCAGATACAACTGCTTGCAAAGAACCAACCGATCAGGACGTTGAGATGATAGCTAGATTGGAAAAAATGATGGTTGAAAAGAGGCTATACACTGATAGCAATTTAACGCTGGCGCGTGTTGCTAAAAGGTTATCTGTCCCGGTTCGTAATGTCTCCGAAGCTATTAACAGATCAACGGGTGAAAATTTTTCCCGTTATATAAATAATTATCGCATATCGCTTGCAAAAAAGATTTTGAGTGAAACAGATTTGCCAATAACTGAAGTGATGTTTGAAGCTGGATTTGTTAGCAAATCCAGCTTCAATACAGAGTTTCGCCGGCTCACAGGTTTGACACCCTCACTTTATAGGGAAAGTCTGAGTAATAGTAATTAA
- a CDS encoding copper chaperone PCu(A)C → MKSKIKQLILIILIFVSIGMLWILNGSKSPILFSDVRAVPVSENMYAVYMSMENNGAPDTLTSVTAKDAEKAFFMGNTSDKGLAVPQGAKPSLSPDGVHVMLMLNGVNKKNGEFIPLVLQFAKAGSVPVKAVISDMSKMGDMSSDAVDGKMDHSMHSADAVFNVESGLNIPRVEMSVQKAENHEWMIDLTTQNFEFFEPETDPAAHKNGQGHGHLYLNGLKLQRMYSLNARIGKLPPGEHIVSITLNTNDHRAYATNGMPISASMTIREE, encoded by the coding sequence ATGAAATCCAAAATCAAACAACTTATTCTTATCATATTGATTTTTGTATCAATTGGAATGCTTTGGATCCTAAATGGTTCGAAATCACCAATATTGTTCTCGGATGTTCGCGCCGTTCCAGTGAGCGAGAACATGTATGCTGTGTATATGTCGATGGAGAATAATGGTGCACCAGACACCCTTACTTCAGTGACAGCAAAGGATGCTGAAAAGGCGTTCTTCATGGGGAATACATCCGATAAAGGGTTGGCAGTTCCGCAAGGTGCCAAGCCAAGCCTGTCGCCCGATGGTGTGCATGTAATGCTTATGCTTAACGGTGTAAACAAGAAAAATGGTGAATTCATTCCTCTTGTTCTGCAGTTTGCGAAAGCTGGATCTGTTCCCGTCAAAGCTGTTATATCAGATATGTCGAAAATGGGTGATATGTCGTCGGATGCAGTGGATGGGAAAATGGACCATTCAATGCATAGTGCAGATGCTGTCTTTAATGTCGAAAGTGGGCTTAATATTCCGCGAGTGGAAATGTCAGTTCAAAAAGCTGAAAATCATGAATGGATGATTGATTTGACCACTCAAAACTTTGAATTCTTTGAACCAGAAACTGATCCAGCTGCACACAAGAACGGACAGGGGCACGGTCACCTATATCTAAATGGGTTAAAGCTCCAAAGAATGTATTCCTTGAATGCAAGAATTGGCAAACTTCCACCCGGAGAGCATATCGTATCCATCACACTAAATACCAATGACCATAGAGCCTACGCTACCAATGGGATGCCCATATCTGCAAGCATGACTATCCGTGAAGAATAG
- a CDS encoding ABC transporter substrate-binding protein, producing MTKKKQSSSQFTRRGALKGIGASALLATTGLPKMMGYAQAQTSEPIKIGFQVHRTGIGSAYGRWYDRTTMAAVKRINDMGGINGRSVEIVAEDDGTDPKRGAEVVEKFASQHNCDIAFGTLFSHVVFGSAPRAGELKLPYFVVSEGHHVASGKLNRYTLQPGITDVKSQVQAMAPYIGANLGKKVTMIYPDFAFGHDHRDFFSEAIEREGGTVVAKIAVPPAETSFTKYFPKIPRDTDVVYHVMVGPAVLTFVKELGEFFGPNKPEIFGFIDSLEATDLASPGLEFLEGTYFWEGMPRYAQADQTSHDKMYREAVGVDENGASTSDSKDVSTYAHMFGCWETLNIVKAGMEASDYQGPKDRAKLIEAVEAMSDMPLSDDHPQGTKRFNGKTHQTFGHQYISKVTDGKLILAHTTSIEDTLYEDEVDYTTQTF from the coding sequence ATGACAAAAAAGAAACAAAGTTCATCACAATTCACGCGTCGCGGTGCCCTTAAAGGAATCGGAGCGAGTGCTCTATTGGCCACGACAGGCCTTCCAAAAATGATGGGTTACGCTCAGGCACAAACCTCTGAGCCGATTAAAATTGGATTTCAAGTCCACAGAACTGGAATCGGATCGGCCTATGGTCGCTGGTATGATCGCACAACAATGGCAGCTGTAAAACGAATTAACGATATGGGGGGCATCAACGGGCGATCTGTTGAAATCGTAGCCGAGGATGATGGTACAGACCCAAAACGTGGTGCGGAAGTTGTAGAAAAATTTGCAAGTCAACATAATTGTGACATCGCTTTTGGTACCTTATTTAGTCATGTTGTATTTGGTTCTGCTCCTCGAGCGGGTGAACTCAAACTTCCTTATTTTGTTGTTTCAGAAGGTCACCACGTCGCAAGCGGAAAACTCAATAGATATACGCTTCAGCCGGGCATTACAGATGTTAAGAGTCAGGTGCAGGCAATGGCTCCATATATTGGCGCGAATTTGGGTAAGAAGGTCACAATGATCTATCCTGACTTTGCGTTTGGACATGACCACCGAGATTTCTTCAGTGAAGCGATTGAACGCGAAGGAGGAACTGTCGTTGCAAAAATTGCTGTCCCACCTGCTGAAACATCATTTACAAAGTACTTCCCGAAAATTCCTCGTGATACTGATGTTGTATACCACGTCATGGTTGGCCCCGCTGTTCTAACATTTGTTAAAGAGCTTGGGGAATTCTTTGGTCCAAACAAACCAGAAATTTTTGGCTTTATCGATAGCCTGGAAGCAACTGATCTTGCGAGCCCCGGATTAGAATTCTTGGAAGGAACATACTTCTGGGAGGGAATGCCTCGTTACGCTCAGGCAGATCAGACATCTCACGACAAAATGTATCGTGAAGCGGTTGGCGTTGATGAGAACGGTGCTTCAACAAGTGATTCAAAGGATGTCTCCACCTACGCTCATATGTTTGGCTGTTGGGAAACTCTGAATATCGTTAAAGCAGGTATGGAAGCCTCCGACTATCAGGGTCCAAAAGATCGTGCGAAACTGATCGAAGCTGTAGAAGCAATGTCGGACATGCCACTATCAGATGATCATCCTCAGGGCACGAAACGCTTTAATGGCAAGACCCACCAAACATTCGGACATCAATATATTTCCAAAGTCACCGATGGAAAACTTATTCTTGCACACACGACATCGATTGAAGACACCCTATATGAAGACGAAGTCGATTATACAACGCAGACATTTTAA
- a CDS encoding branched-chain amino acid ABC transporter permease produces MDFGPHLMLASLEGAVISAVLILTAMGLSIVFGVMRVVNVAHGEFFMLGAVVAWWVTSLVTGHPALGFIAALLIAPVVVGVIAAFADRLILQKIDYDPDRTIVGTIGLLYIIQQVTLMTFGPDARPVEAPFNHRLALPWFEFGDQGFQMIWPWGLSITSYKLFVIFAAITILLALWMLMTRTKIGLIMRATQQDKEMAGAFGIPVKKVYAWVFGLGAGLAAIGAVLIVPVQQAHYLMGHDPLLLSFIVVIIGGLGSLPGTVIAAVLIGMSDGIISVFFSPTLAKIIATVLVAMVLVFRPRGLMGKYQT; encoded by the coding sequence ATGGATTTTGGTCCTCATTTGATGCTGGCCTCTCTTGAAGGGGCCGTCATCTCCGCTGTTCTTATTCTAACGGCGATGGGTTTAAGCATTGTGTTCGGCGTTATGCGCGTTGTAAACGTTGCGCATGGTGAGTTCTTCATGCTCGGCGCTGTTGTTGCATGGTGGGTTACAAGTTTAGTAACCGGCCATCCCGCACTGGGATTTATCGCTGCCCTACTCATCGCTCCCGTCGTCGTTGGTGTCATTGCAGCTTTTGCTGACAGGCTTATTTTACAGAAAATTGATTATGATCCTGATCGAACAATTGTTGGCACAATTGGTCTTCTATACATCATTCAACAGGTTACATTGATGACCTTTGGTCCGGATGCACGACCAGTGGAGGCTCCGTTTAATCATCGATTAGCCCTACCTTGGTTTGAATTTGGGGATCAGGGTTTTCAGATGATTTGGCCTTGGGGCCTCTCTATCACCAGCTACAAGCTATTCGTAATCTTTGCTGCGATTACGATCTTATTGGCACTTTGGATGCTCATGACCAGAACCAAGATTGGGCTGATCATGCGCGCGACCCAACAAGATAAAGAAATGGCAGGTGCGTTTGGGATCCCTGTTAAAAAAGTCTATGCGTGGGTTTTCGGGCTTGGCGCTGGGTTAGCTGCTATCGGTGCAGTTCTTATTGTTCCGGTTCAACAAGCTCATTATCTGATGGGCCATGACCCACTACTTCTCTCTTTCATCGTCGTTATAATTGGTGGTTTGGGAAGCCTACCAGGAACTGTCATTGCAGCCGTTTTAATTGGCATGAGTGATGGCATTATATCAGTCTTCTTTTCACCAACCCTTGCAAAAATTATCGCAACTGTTCTGGTTGCTATGGTTTTGGTATTTCGTCCGCGAGGATTGATGGGGAAATATCAGACATGA